GGAATAAATCCTTAAATGTGGGATATTTACATAATATTACCTGTCATCTGTTTTCCCACCAATAACATAGATTAATCCATTATGCGAAACCACAGAGTGGCCATAAATCTTCAGTGGGAATGCTTTGGATTCATTCCATTTTAAGTCGCTGCCAAAAAAAAGTTACATTTGCATTAACATTAAATTCTTCTTATACCCTTTGACAATCAAGGTAATATTTATCAGATTTTAAAATTGCAATATTAGTTCTTGAATGTTGCTCAAAAGAGACATGTCACTGAAGTTTTTAATATTGCATTCAGCAGTAAGAATGCAAATTTGAAACCAACAATTTCTACCGCaagagaaaagagtgctgattggttgctaagttttgttttcttttatgaatttagagtacccaattctttttaaggggcaatttagcgtggccaattcatctacccggcgcatctttttgggttgtgggggtgagaccctcgcagacacggggagaatgtgcaaacttcactcggactgtgacccggggtcgggatcgaactcgtgtgaggcagcagtggtaaccactgcaccacggtgcCGCCTGTGATTGGTTGCTAAGTATTGCCATAAAGAAAGTAAAGAGGAACCATAAGCTTCCCAactgcaaggcttgaacatattccttttattTAATGTGAACCACGTTAGGAGCTTGGCTTAAATTGGCTGTTAGCATAGCTATCAGAGCAGGCAGTTGTTCCTCTCCGGCACATATAGCCTTCCTCGGGTAAGGAGATTGAAACTGAATGCACAGTAGTAGTGTGCAACAGCTTGTTTAACCTGTTCAATATTTTGAGATGCTTTGTCAGGCCAGGTTAATATGAGGTAGACGGGGCAGGTCAATGCTCCTGGCCCCAATAGCAGAGATGGTATTGGGTAGAAAGAGTTGTATCTGAAGAAGTAACGTTCCCTTCTGGAGCTGCACCTTGTGAATGCCACATAATATAAAGTTACTAAATTTAAATATTGCAGGCaattccccaaactgacccaacccatcCGATTGTGGGCCTAACTATTGAAATATGCTAATCGAGGCTAGAATAATCCTATTATGGGTGGACTCGCATTCTTAATGACAGTATTATTTTATATAGATAGATCTTATTCAATGTGATTTATTCTGGTAATATAAAATGATAACAAAGATATGACAACGAACAGTACACAACCTTTCAAGATAAAGAAAGGCCATGATTGACTACAACGGGGTTGTAGCAGCATTTTGTTATATTGAATTAATTTTatgcattaattcaaagataatatTTAGTTTAAAAGAAAACCAATTCTGACTTTACTTCATGTCATAGCAAAATACTGAATCCAACGATTGCTCATTTGGAAGATCCTTGCCACCAATCACATAAAGGAATTTATCGGTTTCTCCCATCCCGAAGAGGCATCTGGCAGAAGGCAGCGGTGGCAAGCCGTCCCATTCACCAGCGATGCTGTTAAACTAAAGCGTCAGACAAGTTAGTTTAATTTGTGACCTATTTCTGTACAGATTTAATTTATTTACACATGTATCCAGAAACCCGATTCAGAAATTTGTGAGACAGAACATTCATTTGTAAGTTACTACATTTTGCTCCAGATCTTTCAGACACCAATTTCCACAGAGCAGAATAAAGGGAGAGAGAGCAACTAAAACGTTTATcccttatttttttaaatgaaaacccTTATTTTTGTGGCAGGATTAGGTGGAATGCTTGAAATGAATTAACATTTACAAAAAAACCCGGTAGATTTATGCGTACCTGGTAGAAATAGCAGTGATAAGGATGTTCTTTAACTTCTTCATCCACATATAATCCACCAACCACAAAAATTGCGTTTCCCTTAGTAACCAAGCTAACGTGGTTTCTGGGAATCTGATCAGCCATTGCAGCCAGAAAGCATTGATTTAGGTTTGGATCATAAGCAACCGCCCCCGTATCATTAATGAACATGATCATCTCCTTGACGAACATGCCATGCCTGGGAATGTCATTCAGGAAGCCTGGGAGCAAATCTTCATCACCTACGTCCCCATTAACCACATCTTCACCGCCTTCTCCCTTCTTTGCGCTTTGGTCTCCTCCTTTGGCGGGCTCGGGGAGTTTCCCGGCAAAAGCATCTTTAACGGTTTGAACCTTCTTCATCAGATCTGGGTTCGCCTTAACAATGTCATTTTTTTCGACGTGGTCTTTGACATATTTCTCAGCCATCAGACGAAAACGGATGCAGTCGAAGATTTCTCCAAAACTTTCGAGCCTGTTCTCTTTATCATTCCGGACCCACCTCATGACCGCTTCGAACACAGCCTCTTCCTTCTCCACGTTTAAAGTGTCATTGGCAATTAGACCGATCAGCTCGTGTGCGGCAAGTTGCAGGAAGTCTTCACCTTTACAGATGTGTTCAAAGCGAGCGGACGCGTACTCGCGGGCAGCAAACACAAGCCGGGGGCAATCGAGCAGCAGGCCGAGCCTGAACATGGCCAGGCAGTTGGTGGTAGATAAGTTCTCCTGAAGGTAGGTGACACACAATGTGAAAACGGAGGGGATCTGGAAGCGGCTGGACGCGGCAAAAATATCCTGCACGTTCTCATCGCTCAGCTCTATCTCGGAGGAGTACAGGTAATTGAGCATGAGCTCCACCACGTTTTCATCAACATCTTCCAGAACCACCTCACCTTTCTTCTTCTCACTTTCCTCTGAAAAGAAATACTCTCGGAAGTAAGGGCTGCAGGCAGCCAGGACCAGGCGGTGACAAGCGAAGGACCTATTGCCCACCTTCAGGGAACAATCAACGAATTTGTTCTCGTCCAGTAATGTTTTCAGCCCATCCTGCAGTAGGGTGGTTTGGTAAAGCCGAGATTCTTCCACTACACCTTTAGCCGGGTCCATGGTCAGGGAGCTTCGGAAGCGAGCAGGTGGCGTCTGCCTCACTCGGGTCTGGCTGGAAAAAGACAGATCGCAGTGGCTTGCTGCACTTGACGAGCTTGTAATTTAACTCTCCAATCTAAATATAGAGAGAGATCCTGCACGCTGGAATTCACATTAACCAATGTGGAAAATCGAGCTCACTTTGGCAGCTGCTGGCAGACGGAAAGGGACAACTGTATCGGCATAGGAGTAAAACAAGACAGGCGGGCAATCACTATGGGGAACGATGACTGGGGGAATTAAATTTAGTTATTTTTATCATATTGAGACAGCGTCATAGCCAGTGTATTACACAGCCATGAAGATCACACGTTACTGAATAAACCCTTCCACTAACTTCTAGTAGGAACTGACACCCATACAGCTGCCACTAGTTAATCACAAATGCTCTTTGGGCGCTGATTTATGGCTTTTGGAATTCTGAGAACCGGTTTTTAATATTTGCAAATATTAAGTTATGACAACATTAATAGTTAGTACAATGGAATGTAAACTGCTCAGATTTCTCATGCGGTGTTCATCACTGTAAATTTAGTCTTCAGGTAACTGGAATTTACAAACATGCTTTTCAAATGTTAATCCTTCAGTATTTATAAATCTGACTAAAGCAAGATGTTTATGGATTGCTATCATCAACGCTAAGCGAAATAAAAATATCAAATATTTCAATATACAACTAAAACTAAGCTACCGAACACTTGTTTAAAAGCGAATCGAGCAACAGACGATATGAATACGTTTGCAATTTATTATTTGCCTACATCAGGGATAAGGCACCGATTTTGTCCAGGATAGAATGGATTCCTTCGTTGACAATTCTCAAATATAAATGCGAAAGTCGAATGACAAATCTACATGAGACGGGAAACAAAATCGTTTGCCAACAACCTACTGTGGGACTGAATTCATCCAGGGGATATTCTAAActtttataaccccccccccccccccccccaccacctaaaATACATATTGCTTTATATTTCTGTTCTGAAATTGTGCTTCCGAATACCCTGTTTTCATCCTCAAGTAACTTGCTGGAGTCTTCTAGAAGCAAGGTCAACTGCTTGAACAGCTGAAAGTGGTGATCACCTAGGCTCATGCCCATTTTTAGGTTTAAAAGTTGATCAACTTTACTCATTCGCAAACTTAACATTTATCTCACCACTTTGATAAAATCATGTGACTCATTTCCCAGAACACATATTTTAGCATCTTTAAAATTTGGAAAGTGTATAATGCAACGTTTTTGTAtgtaaatattttattaaaatagTATAGTTAGAAGACCATGCTGTTGATTTCACAAAATCAAAATGTGCCATCTTTTTTAGTGCTATCAGCTAAGTAATTTTAAAGTGAAGAATGTCTTGTTTGGACCTTTATTGGTCTGCATGCTGCACTGGACTTCAAAGATTCAACTATTCCCAAATCATCCTGGGCTGACAGCAGACTGAACAGCCTATAGTCAGACTATCAGGTTGAGAAACTATCTCATTCCTTTCCCATCAGTGCTTCAGTCTAGTTGTGTCTTTTCACTTTACTCCTTTCCCAGCTCAGCCTGATGTATCAGTTCTGCCTAGAGAAAAAACAAAGTAAAATAAAACTGGATCGTTGGCTGTTGCTTCCCCCTCTGACCTTCCAGATTCCTTAATTGCCAATATGCTTTTCAGTCAATTTGTTTGCAGCCCATCCAAAGTCTTTGCCgcctagaattatagaatccctacagtgcagaaggaggctattcggcccttcaggTCTGTAcagccctccaaaggagcaccccacccaggcccacggctcctccctatccccataaccccatcaaagctttcttttttggacactaaggggcaatttatcatggccaatccacctaacctgcacatctttggactgtgggaggaaaccagagcacccggaggaaacccatgcagacaaagtgcaaactccacacagacaatcactcaaggctggaattgaatccaggtctctggcactgtgaggcagcagtgctaaccactgtgccaccgtgcctgctTGCTGATCCCCACAGGAAGCCATCTCCATTCATTCACTTTGTATCCAATGCTTCAAAAGCTTTCTAGTCCACCTGGGCACTTGTTTTCCTGAATATTTTTTAGTCTACCCCACCTCCCATGTTTACAAATTCATCTCCTCACTCAAGGATTCAGCCCGGTGAATAATGAACGAGGA
This genomic window from Scyliorhinus torazame isolate Kashiwa2021f chromosome 2, sScyTor2.1, whole genome shotgun sequence contains:
- the klhl41a gene encoding kelch-like protein 41a — protein: MDPAKGVVEESRLYQTTLLQDGLKTLLDENKFVDCSLKVGNRSFACHRLVLAACSPYFREYFFSEESEKKKGEVVLEDVDENVVELMLNYLYSSEIELSDENVQDIFAASSRFQIPSVFTLCVTYLQENLSTTNCLAMFRLGLLLDCPRLVFAAREYASARFEHICKGEDFLQLAAHELIGLIANDTLNVEKEEAVFEAVMRWVRNDKENRLESFGEIFDCIRFRLMAEKYVKDHVEKNDIVKANPDLMKKVQTVKDAFAGKLPEPAKGGDQSAKKGEGGEDVVNGDVGDEDLLPGFLNDIPRHGMFVKEMIMFINDTGAVAYDPNLNQCFLAAMADQIPRNHVSLVTKGNAIFVVGGLYVDEEVKEHPYHCYFYQFNSIAGEWDGLPPLPSARCLFGMGETDKFLYVIGGKDLPNEQSLDSVFCYDMNDLKWNESKAFPLKIYGHSVVSHNGLIYVIGGKTDDSKCVNKLFVYNPKKSEWRELAAMKTARAMFGVAVHQSKIWIVGGVTDEGLTAASEAYDIMNNKWEVMPEFPQERSSINIISIAGLLYAIGGFAMIQLENKEFTPSELTDVWKYEDDKKEWCGMVKEINYAAGATCLAVRLNIFRLTKL